One genomic region from Deltaproteobacteria bacterium encodes:
- the rplV gene encoding 50S ribosomal protein L22 yields MEIRAVAKYVRISPRKARLIMDQIRGKRVEEALNMLTYSPKKGAYLVKKLVNSAVANAEGHSGIDVDTLFIKRIYADEGPTLKRFRPRAMGRATRIRKRTSHLTVVLDEK; encoded by the coding sequence ATGGAAATCCGGGCGGTGGCAAAATATGTGAGGATATCGCCGCGGAAGGCGAGGCTCATCATGGACCAGATTCGGGGGAAAAGGGTCGAAGAAGCGCTGAATATGCTTACCTATTCCCCTAAAAAAGGTGCCTACCTGGTGAAGAAACTCGTCAATTCGGCCGTTGCCAATGCAGAGGGCCATTCGGGCATAGATGTCGACACCCTTTTCATTAAGCGTATATATGCCGATGAAGGGCCCACTTTGAAAAGATTCAGACCCAGGGCGATGGGTCGTGCCACCAGGATAAGAAAAAGAACCAGCCACCTGACCGTTGTTTTAGACGAGAAATAA